The following coding sequences lie in one Cannabis sativa cultivar Pink pepper isolate KNU-18-1 chromosome 5, ASM2916894v1, whole genome shotgun sequence genomic window:
- the LOC115715612 gene encoding mitochondrial inner membrane protease ATP23, translated as MAEKPAQNPGTTSTSTSTSASNGGKTIDECQDMIRRSLRTPMVKFLLEHLEKSGCAIGERFIKAVHCNKQIAGGYVRGEGIQVCSNHMNIQDEVNQVVIHELIHAYDDCRGANLDWANCAHHACSEIRAGHLSGDCHYKRELLRGFVKIRGHEQECVRRRVMKSVIANPYCSEAAAKDAMEAVWDICYNDTKPFDRAP; from the exons ATGGCAGAGAAACCCGCCCAGAATCCCGGGACAACCAGCACTTCTACCTCCACCTCCGCCTCCAATGGTGGGAAAACCATTGACGAATGCCAAGATATGATTCGCAGAAGTCTACGGA CTCCGATGGTGAAGTTTCTATTGGAGCATTTGGAGAAATCTGGATGCGCCATTGGAGAAAGGTTTATTAAGGCCGTTCATTGTAACAAACAGATTGCTGGTGGCTACGTTCGCGGCGAAGGG ATTCAGGTTTGTAGTAATCACATGAACATACAAGACGAGGTGAACCAAGTTGTGATACATGAACTGATTCATGCTTACGATGATTGTCGTGGGGCAAACTTGGACTGGGCTAATTGTGCTCATCATGCTTGTAGTGAG ATACGCGCCGGCCATCTCAGCGGCGATTGTCACTACAAACGGGAACTTCTGCGGGGTTTTGTAAAGATACGAGGTCATGAACAA GAGTGTGTAAGACGAAGGGTTATGAAGTCAGTAATTGCAAATCCTTACTGCTCAGAAGCAGCTGCAAAGGATGCCATGGAGGCAGTCTGGGATATTTGTTATAATGACACAAAACCCTTTGACAGAGCTCCATAA